The Malus domestica chromosome 17, GDT2T_hap1 genome contains the following window.
TGTAACAATAGTGGTGGTTGTAACAATGTGGTGTAACGTTAGTGTTTGTAGTGGTAGGTGGTACGGTTGCTTTGTTCTCCAAGAAATAAAATGAATATAGAAGGGTAAACAATGTCATTTTCAAAAACTAATAAGGGTATTACaggaattaaaattttaattaaaggcTCAACTCCGCTTTGTAGTTTTTAACAAAGCAGCTTTTAAAAGCAAGCTACATGCTGCTTTTAAAGTTGTTGTCTACATGCCATTTCCTTTTAAAATAAGtagaatattttatttttaccaaacaATTTTTTATTGCTTAACTTTGAAAGTAgtttttagtgaaaaaaaaaaaaaaaaccaatatcAAATGGTGCCTTAATCAAGAAAAAATATTCCAAACTCCtctaaattaaaatctaaatggTTATATCACGTTATTGTGTTTTAGTATCACATGATAATCTACAAAAATTTTGATATTCTTCTTTAGCAATCTACACATATATCAAAATTATAATATTACAGTGTTATCCGTTCTCACAAGAGGAGCACATATAATTGGCCAACGTATATGCTTAAGAATAGTAAACATTAATTAATGTGCAATTTCTTCTCATATTGACCACGTGAATTTTGGAATAGTTGCTAAACCGGTATAATTTGGAGGTAATTTGAGTTGGTTAGCCACCACCTGTATATGGAAGGCTGAACTTTCAAGTTTAATTGCTTCCCAAGATATGCCAAAGTTTTAGTTTGCTTGCCTTTAAGATATCACAACATCATCAGATCATCACTATACCACACTCAACAAATTTGCcaaaccaagaaaaagaaaatgaagaaaaacagCAGATCAAATTAAAAGTTTAATTTCAAACCTTGGTGCCATGCAAATTGTCCTaaaatttagggaactttaacgaaaagcacctggtactgttcactttaacgaaaaaccacatttttacactaaaaagtcaatcctggtactattcactttaccctttattttgtccttatcattaaaactcaaagttttcaagcccttttcattagttttccataAAATTTAAGGTCTAATAAATTGAATCGCATTTTCAGATTTATCCTAAAAATAGAAGGAGAAAACATGACACATATATAGCACTCGcaataaaacagaaaaaatgGTAGAAAATGGATTGTATAACAAATATAATGCtctctttttaatttataaatgatAGTGTTAGTGagttaaattgttagttgttagGGGGGAAGGAAGATCGTGGGGACTGAACCCACACCATGGTACATAGGCATCATTGTTTTCCACCAATACAGTAAAACGTCAACTGCAGTGCTCTCTTCAATTTACATAAATCCGCACAAAATCCGACATGCCTCTAGTAGTAGACTGAAAATAGAATTAAACtacaaaaaccaaaccaaaagtcGACTATGTTTTGATGATCATATTGGTGCATGAGAGAGACTAGTAGGACATGAGATGGGGTTTGCCAAGCATGTTGGTGTTTTCTCTCCAGCCATTATGACAAGAATTTTGGGTTCATAATCTCCAGCCTCTGTGTCCACTGGTCTAGTTGGTTTCTGATCTTGATCACTACTTCTGCTTCTTGAACTGGTGGAGGGTCTGTGAAAGGAGCAAGCAAGAATCAGCAGCGCTACCGCGACGAGCCCCAACATGACTGCTAGGCCTCCGAAGAGGTATGGAGTCGGAGAATTCCTGTTTCTGAATATGGCGTAGTGGCCAGTAGCTGCAGTGGTGGGGTTTCCAGCTGAAGGCCTCATTGCTGGTTCTATGGTTTTTTCAATGCAAATGTCCACATGAATGAactatgttttgtttttataagCCTACATAAGCTTTATATATAGTTCTACACGTTGAGCTGATGAGAAGATAGGAAACTTTATGATCTAAGCTATATATTTACAAATATGCCCTTTTTAACAAGAACAAATTTACAGATGTGGCATTTGTTGTACATGAATAGGGATagtgattttttgtttcttttctttttattgacTTTGCTTGGCCACCTGGTCATGGATTGTTATAGAAGTTATTTGTTTTTCACATGcaactctttctctctagaTATATTTCGGGAATGAGTAATGATAGGTAGCCTAATTTTTCTAGTAATTTTCAAATCATTatatgtgtcactaataaaaaataagcatgttaatcaacatttaaataataaaataatcatcaacaactacgtttgatttataaaatatgatttaaattgatGATTTCCCTCATATTACTCGTTGAAAATTATTTGAAtccaatatttgtttcttacacTTAACACAAAAGCTAAGGAAAATGATCTTGACGGAGCTAGTTGTTGTGGATGGCAGAACTGGAAAATGAATGTTAGCTGCCTTTTCCACTTGCATTTCTCTACTTATCTTCTCCATTCAGATTTTAACATGTGAACTTTACTAACACatcaaatttaataattaatgttttgaaaaaaccaaacCTATCATTCCACCTATACCCTTGGGCATATTTTGTTGTGTCACCATGTGTTAGGTTATAGTTTTATTTGGAAGGTTTTACTGAAACACGTAATTTCCAATCTAGCTATAATTAAATTGGTTATTAATTAAGTCAGAAGAATTAATATCCGAGTAGACTTAATTTCATTAATTAGTTCGGATGGAAAGCTAAATctagaaaggaagaaagaaggataagaagaagaagagaaatcgGCATTTTGATCCAGGTCACTACAAGAAATATGGGTACTGCACACAATAAATTATCTGTGCCCTTTAAGGCCAAAGAGCACCAACAATTGTGTCTATAGACCAATAGCAACAGTGTAGCAACTAAAATATTGTATGTGCCCTTTATGGGCGTCACCATTTGTCAAAGAGCACAATACGGTATGCTGTGCTGAAAAGTGTAGGCACAAATAAAGGTCCTTTTGTGCCCAATTATGACAAAATTTTCAGATGACTGCTGCACCCATGTTAGCACCTTTATTGTTATTGTGCCCAATATGTCAactatttaaaacaaaaatttttaAACCGAAATCACCTACAAATTGAGATTGAggctaaacaaaaaattatttttttcataaaattaaaacagcCCACAACCACAAGCATCTATAATATTACAATTTACAAAGATATTCACAAccattatatataaaaacaactaTAATTTTACATGTTCTATCCCCaactaaaataaaactaaaattataaGGGTTTTAAGTGAATATCGGTTCTCTCAAGAATAAGAACATCAAATATTAAGGTTTTAAGTGAACCTGCACATTTCTTTTCTCATCTTCTAGTTCCaaaattttctttccaaaatgctGCTTGAGTGCCACAGTGTCGGACCCTTCAAAATTTACACAGAGCAACAAGAAATGAGTATGTAGTGGcttccaaattttcaaattatgatTCTTTATCTGTATCTCATGAGCTGTTGTATATCATTCCTTCCACAGATTAATTGGTGTAATTCTGCCATGTATACATGCACTTGTTTATGATTGAAACATAAAGACTTTTGCCTGACACTTTAGTAACATTCTTATATGGATGGCAAGCAATCCTCACACAAATTAGGACAAAAAAATAGAATCCAAAGTCCCAACAATATAATTCTCACTCTTTCAAATGTAAAGAACTAAATCTAAGAATTTATCCAAACCCTAAATCTAAGAATTTTAACAAATACTTTGGCATCAATTGAGAGAATACCATATACACGGTATGTTACCTGTGGGCCACACTCAACAACATATCCAAGCTGCTCCTTCGTCCTATTTCCAGAAATAGCAGACAATTATATGAACATATATTCAAATATATTTGAAAACATTATTATTAGATCCCAGATTCTTTTGCTAGGCAGTATGTAAGTAAAAGTATCAGCCTCAAATAAATTCACCTTAGTTGATTGAAAGGTGGCTCCACAATTTCATCGAAAAGATCTATCAATGCTTTCAATCGGATTTACTCAATCCCTGTTTCTTGCTCAACTTGACAATACAGCTGCAATATGAAACCACAACCAAGGGAAGAATATCAACGTACAAACAAAGACAGTACACCTTCATAAAGGGAAACCGAAACGAAAATGTTCCATTTTGAGTTGCCTCAGTCACAGAGTTCGTTTCTGACTTATTCTTCACATTGGAATCTCTAATCAAGTTAACACCAGGAGGAAGACAAATAACATACTCTTTATGCCTCAATTCGATTTGAATATATTTGACAGGGTAATTGCTTTGTCCTCTTAACAAATTTCCATGGCAAAGGCATTCAATGTATAGCTGCACATATTAAGGGGAGGGTAAGCTGAAGCAAATGCCTTAATTAAACTTATTCTAAGagctttgacaaaaaataaacaaatgaatcattctaaaatcaaatataaaaatttatttttaaataaaagtcaAAATTAACTATTGGGAAACTCTCCGATTCTCTCACTAGAACATACTACTCTGCTCTTATCAAATTACATGTCAAAGTGAAAGAATATGAGGTCAAGAGGCCTAAACCGCCTGGATTTCTCATGAAAATATACCCAGCTGGAGGATGATGTTAAGAACTTGAGTTTCACAAATTGACAGCAATAACCTATAACAAATATAGGTACATTTGTGTAGTGTACCTGGGAACAAAGCTCGGGAATGAATGACTTCAAATCAGAAATAGACAATTCATCCAAAACATGCAACTTCTCATCTGCATCATAAAAAATTTGACAGATAACTTGTAGTCTTAAGTATGATGAGTGACTCGGAGGCTTCATATTGGTGTTCTTTAACCTTCGCTTCATATCTTCTTTAACGACCTGTTAAAGTGTCAATTAGCAATGGACAAGCCAAAAGAAACAAGCAAGGTATGCAAAATCAAACTTAAACCAGACATAGAGTGGAGTGATGGAAACAAAAGGCAACACATGTACCTTAAAACGATCATCTGTTGGCATGAAACTTTTGGCAGCTGCCAACACTTCTGACAACACTTTTCACAATAACAAATAAGTAAAATTGAGCAAAATTTACCTCCATCAAGCAAAATTTAGCATCTTCCATCTTCACCATAGCAGGTGGACTCATCTAAACCCTAGctgaaccaaaccaaaatcaaGATTACCAAAGTTAATTCCAAACGTTAATTTCTATAAAATCATACCTCAAAaggtaaaacaaaacaaaattgaagggTTTTACATGGATTTGTGAATGCAAGAATTTGAATTTCCAAAAACCACTACTGTAAAAACCCCCAAAATCCCGAAATttatacccaaaaaaaaaattccaaaacatgaaaccctaaaaaccaaaaacccacaaATCTGCCCTTCCTGAGGAACCATCCGAGATTCAAATAAGAGAAATCGCACAGAAGAAATTGGAGATTATCACATACCGACTTGGAAGAGGCAACCTTAGGGAGAACAAATCGTGATCTGACGATCGTATCCGCTTCATCTTCCTCGGCTCATGATTTGAATGCTTCGATTTCTTAGCCTCTTCTCCTTCTCTGGTTTTTAAGGTTCCTCTGAAATGGCGTATGAGACCTCTGAGCTTCTTCTTCTATCATCGTGATCCTGCAAGCCGCAAGATCTctttctccctccctctccgCAAGTCGAAGGCTCTCTCTCGTAACCCATCCCCTCACCAAATCCCACACAGCCGTTgatggacttggattgtctgcacTTCCATTTCGATGCCCTCGCCGTGCcgtcctgttttgtgtggtcacggttaagacacgtcaatattttatattaattttttataaaaataataaaacaaaaagaaatagtaatataaaatgttgacgtggcttaaccgtgaccacaaaaacaaaagagcATGGAAAGGGCACCAAAATttgagggcagacaatccaagtccgccGTTGATACCACCGACTGCAAAAGAGAGAGGGAAATAGAAAAATTTGGGGAAAATgacggggagagagagagagcacaaaAAATATACTTTTactttaaatatattaaattacagGGTACAATAATATTTATAGAGTCAttgcaaattaataaaaaaaattcattgctGATATTAAAGGCACAAAAGTCATGGTTATGTGCCCAATAATGTGTTTGTATCTATTTTTCTTCACATTTGGCACAATACATGGTGCTCATTACGGAATGAATACTGTTCCACCCTATTGATGTTTAAACAAACACAAACACCTCATTTTCATCCTTAATTTTGTGCCCTAAGGCCATTTTTTCTTGCAGTGGGTCCAAAAAGCTCAAGTTGTTTTCGGAATGAGTCTAATTCTATTTTATTTGTATTATGTCCGTCTTGCCCCTGTAATACAAGTAAACGTATGTTTAAATTccataaatttgaattttagaaTTTGAATATTACATGCCTTAACCCTCAAGCTACTTACTTTctaataaaataacattttaaaattttgtattaAATAAATATGATAAGCTtaacaaaatttaaacaaaaacatTGTGTAAACTTGTGATGTAGATAgacaatataattaattaatgataAAGGTAAATCGGGTACAATTAATTTGTGTTATAGGTAGACTATGAACCACAACTTACGATATAGGTAGATAAACAACTACTTGAAATCAATTGTTAAAAACAACGTAATATAGGGAGATAACGTACTATTAATATGTACTAAAgatagaataataataataaaataaataaataaataaataaactgacACATCgtgacccggaatgtccattaGGATTCCGAATcaagttgtgctggccgacacctggaaggtgacgaagccataaagtatagtgacgtggaaaatgtgaataaatttaaacttaaaaatgcctaaataccagagtgcatgGTGAGCGAGtgtgaacccatttcacacgcgaCGTCAGAGCATAAATAAGGTACAGTAGTGTGGGCAAGAATCATACCCtcagaggtagccacctatactgagatttGCCATGAATCCTTGTCGATACGAACTTTCAGcatctaaaacctggaggggcgcaaaaccgaaaacgtgagtgggcaaaaacaaagctttttgaaaccatttctctttccaaaataataataaaccaTCACCGTAAAACTCGTAtaattttccagaaaataataatacatacttATATAAAAATCATGCTCGAGAGTAGTGAAAATCAATTATATGCCATGGCAAGTATCTCAGCAATGATataagtaagccaggtgaaataaatcaatgtaaaatgatatgtcagccggagtcatctaatgtgacctgtacggctgagcctatagctcatctaccaattcctgcacacaagtcggaaccacctaatgtggtctgtatgacaggctGGATGTAAATAGATACGCTCAAGTGTTATGATCACATGAAGGTTGTGCGAAGTATCgtaagtcacctacaagtcatAACCATCTAATATAGTATGTATGACAGACTGGCacttgccttggatccaaggtgagtgtgtgGTGCAAGAGGTGAaagatcacgtgaaggctaggccctggccTCGGGCGGAGCAGTAACACtgaggtgcaggataatgagctatAAATGCATCTACATATAACCATACACAATGCAACCACTATCATCATAttgtactcacctgaagcttacctgggccTCCGCATCATCATTCAATATTATGCAAAATTATACTAATGCAATACTAAAATATAATGCAtctttgacatggcatttaaaccGTAAATTCATTTAAGAGCATTTTCTGGAAATCGTAAAgcgtatatacatatatatagaaaacaaaagcccGCTCACCTAGAGTTTGCGCTACAACTCTCTAGCACAAATATCGATGCGTCACAAGCGATCGGCGcctgtgactaaggccaatttggccgggaaaagtCCCAATTTCATGAAAACCCACCGGAACCCTAAGTTTGGGTGCTTCTTGATTTGCCATCTCCGGTGCTCCGCCACCCCTACAACTGATTGGGCTATGTTCTAGGCCTCATGGGAGTCTAATCGTGGTAGTAATAGCTTTAGAATTTTGGGATTTCTCACACGGACCCGTTGTCACATCCTAGCCTGGCCCCtcatcacatcccgggctcgacttcgccgtagtacgatattgtccgctttgggccccaaccacgccctcacggttttgtttatgggaactcacacgagaaattcacaatgggtcacccatcataggattgctttcgcgcgaactcacttaacttccgagttctgatggaacccgaagccagcgagttcccaaaaggcctcgtgctaggtagagatgagaatatacatataaggcttagaagatacactcccctgggcgatgtggaatCTAACAATCTACgtcccttaggggcccgatgtcCTTGTTGACATACTTCCGGCCAgcgattggctctgataccaaattgtcacatctcggccctggcccccaccacatcctgggttcaattccaccgtagcacgatattgtccgctttggaccccgatcgcgccctcacgattttgtttttgggaactcacacaagaacttcccaatgggtcacccatcatgggattactctcgcaccaactcacttaactttggagttccgatggaactcgaagccagtgagctcccaaaaggcctcgtgctaggtagagatgggaatatacatataaggcttagatgatccactcccctgggcgatgtggggtCTACCACCCGTCACATCCACCAACGGTTCTCCACCCATTTACAGCAATTTTCTTCTAAATCTGGGGTGGAAAAAGAAGAGGGAATGGCTAGATGATGTTTGGGAGTGGTGGTTCGACTCAAATCGTCGGAAAAACAATGGATTTCGCCGTAGAAACCCTTCGACTACAACCGGGTTGTGGGTCGCAAAGGTCAAAGGTTGATTATGTGCTTCTCGTTTCTCTCTTCCCCTCATTTCTTCTGCTCCTTATTCATCCAACCccattttcatttctttcatttcctcttcttttcttttcattaaagccatCCATCtttcatttctcttttcttttctttcatctcAACCACACACGTGGCACCATCAAATTTTTGTTCCAAAATCTGGAGcattctagaaaataataaatttacaattttaccCTCGACTTTACtcgttaataactcattcgttataactccaaatcacgatcCGTTTGCACCCACGCATTCGTAGCGACGAATGCTACGAGGATATGCAAAGAAAACAAGTCTTACGTGACATGACAATGTGGTTAATAAAATCAACGTatttgcctcaaagggcattttcgtaaattcacatttaaaaattataaaaatcataatttttagggACGGGTCATTACAAAAACTATAGAGGTagattaatacaaaatattatgaGAAACTTGTCATAATGAAATATTTTGAGAAAACTTGAGATAACGCAAAATCAAGTtttctcaaaatatttttgtcaGATGTttatgtagacatcgaaatttcggtaaataaatgttgaccgataaatcaaagtttcaacgctcatgtattacataaattttacacgtagcgtatgtctaaacaaaaaatcgaaat
Protein-coding sequences here:
- the LOC103424634 gene encoding nardilysin-like isoform X2, with the translated sequence MPTDDRFKVVKEDMKRRLKNTNMKPPSHSSYLRLQVICQIFYDADEKLHVLDELSISDLKSFIPELCSQLYIECLCHGNLLRGQSNYPVKYIQIELRHKDCIVKLSKKQGLSKSD
- the LOC103424634 gene encoding nardilysin-like isoform X1; amino-acid sequence: MSPPAMVKMEDAKFCLMEVVKEDMKRRLKNTNMKPPSHSSYLRLQVICQIFYDADEKLHVLDELSISDLKSFIPELCSQLYIECLCHGNLLRGQSNYPVKYIQIELRHKDCIVKLSKKQGLSKSD